A DNA window from Bacteroides cellulosilyticus contains the following coding sequences:
- a CDS encoding SusC/RagA family TonB-linked outer membrane protein, with protein sequence MKNNSSHPCMWQQGHKRCYRLAQSVALTALLGIGTVQAGQPFITTSLSTQIHSVAPGQQTDNISIKGHVVDNKGEILIGVTVMVKGTNNGVITDMNGNFTITAKDGQTLVLSYIGYKDVEVKVQQSNLNITMQEDAQALDEVVVIGYGTAKKKDLTGAISNIRPTDLKAEMPRNMHDLLRANAAGLNISVNNEAKGGGDFLIRGKGTLKAGSQPLLVVDGVIYNGELSELNPNDIISIDVLKDASSAAVYGAKAANGVIAITTQKGIAGSKPVINVNTSWGLVTPIKSRKLRNAEQFLDFRQAYEIGRQTDEYLEQYPGMYTDPRKLNGIDKVDWYNYDQKDKVTSVSEEELITKWLSRLDLSTPEINNYFNGKLTNWQDLMLNNAVQQNYNVSISKKGEDYQYYWSIGYMDNEGIKDGDAFSRFTTRLNLESNVNKYITVGLNMNFSSRDESAIAVDTKALTWFSPYCSNDVNNPESANQHYPNGSNTIANPFYDRKYTDKKQVYMNLDGTIYGRLNLPFGFSYQMNFTPRLAWNESFEHKSAKNDAWAGEGGSSFRQHNKAFNWQVDNVFNWKYEFFDKHKVEATFLINAEKSQSWMTKSTNKGYNPSDALGYHGIHLGNNPTALSTDQYTTGDALMGRLFYSFSNKYMLTASVRRDGYSAFGMMNPRATFPAVALAWVFTEEKFMKKTSSWLSYGKLRFSWGENGNRDIGIYAALAELTSNPTCWIDGNGKFYTTTYTLNQKMPNSKLKWERAKSYNIGLDFGLFGDILSGSIEVYKKMTNDLLMDRAIPPITGFSKVLSNMGQLQNTGFELTLNANIMKRKNFEWSATGNFSLNRRKIKHLYGNMKNILDADGNIIGQVEDDDITNKWFIGEDPDRIWDYVGDGVWQQDEAEEAAKYGCQPGDFKYLDLNENGKLDQDDKKHQKYTTPRFRWTFRNNFQLFNDLDISFMLYSLWGHYGSYADAANNNFDASISCGYDQPYWTPENPINNYARIGSKNLGTHYVNKSFIRLDNITVSYRLPQKWTKVVGIQDLRFNASIHNVAVFAPHYDGWDPESNSPMGRTFNFGINFTL encoded by the coding sequence ATGAAAAACAATTCATCACATCCATGCATGTGGCAGCAAGGTCACAAACGATGCTATCGTCTGGCCCAATCAGTAGCTCTGACCGCTTTGTTGGGCATTGGTACAGTACAAGCTGGTCAGCCCTTCATTACGACATCTCTTTCAACGCAGATTCATAGTGTTGCTCCGGGACAACAAACGGACAATATATCAATAAAAGGGCATGTAGTAGATAACAAGGGAGAAATCCTCATTGGCGTTACTGTCATGGTAAAAGGTACCAATAACGGTGTCATCACAGATATGAATGGTAACTTTACCATTACCGCAAAAGACGGCCAAACACTGGTTCTTTCTTATATCGGATACAAAGATGTGGAAGTCAAAGTACAGCAAAGCAATCTGAACATTACAATGCAGGAAGATGCTCAAGCACTCGACGAAGTTGTAGTTATCGGATATGGTACAGCTAAAAAGAAGGATCTAACCGGTGCTATTTCAAACATTCGTCCGACCGACTTAAAAGCAGAAATGCCCCGTAATATGCACGACTTATTGCGTGCTAATGCTGCCGGTCTGAATATCTCAGTCAACAACGAAGCAAAAGGTGGCGGCGACTTCCTTATACGTGGTAAAGGTACTTTAAAGGCCGGTTCACAACCGTTACTTGTTGTAGACGGAGTTATTTATAATGGCGAACTTAGCGAATTGAACCCCAACGACATCATCTCAATCGATGTACTGAAAGATGCCAGTTCTGCTGCCGTATATGGTGCAAAAGCAGCAAACGGAGTCATTGCTATCACTACACAAAAAGGTATAGCAGGCAGCAAACCAGTGATTAACGTCAATACAAGTTGGGGATTGGTCACTCCTATTAAGAGCCGCAAACTCAGAAATGCCGAACAATTTCTTGATTTCCGTCAAGCATACGAAATCGGTAGGCAAACGGATGAATACCTTGAACAATATCCGGGAATGTATACCGATCCAAGGAAGCTTAATGGAATAGATAAAGTAGACTGGTACAATTATGACCAGAAGGATAAAGTCACGTCTGTATCAGAAGAAGAACTAATAACGAAATGGTTGTCACGTCTGGACCTATCTACTCCTGAAATCAATAATTATTTCAATGGTAAACTAACCAATTGGCAAGATTTGATGTTAAACAATGCAGTACAACAAAACTATAACGTCAGCATTAGCAAGAAAGGTGAAGATTACCAATACTACTGGTCTATTGGCTATATGGACAATGAAGGTATCAAAGATGGTGATGCGTTTAGCCGTTTCACTACCCGTCTGAATCTGGAATCCAATGTCAACAAGTATATCACAGTGGGGTTGAATATGAACTTTTCCAGCCGTGACGAAAGCGCTATTGCTGTCGATACTAAAGCTCTGACATGGTTTTCTCCGTATTGTAGTAATGATGTTAACAATCCAGAAAGTGCTAACCAGCACTATCCTAATGGTTCAAACACCATCGCCAACCCATTCTATGACCGCAAATATACAGATAAGAAACAAGTATACATGAATCTGGATGGAACTATCTACGGACGTCTGAATTTACCGTTCGGTTTCTCTTACCAGATGAATTTTACTCCGCGCTTGGCCTGGAACGAAAGTTTTGAGCACAAATCAGCCAAGAATGATGCCTGGGCAGGAGAAGGAGGCTCATCCTTCCGCCAGCATAATAAAGCTTTCAACTGGCAGGTAGACAATGTCTTCAACTGGAAATATGAATTCTTCGATAAACATAAAGTAGAAGCTACTTTCCTAATCAATGCCGAAAAGTCACAAAGCTGGATGACTAAGAGCACTAACAAAGGATACAATCCAAGTGACGCATTAGGTTATCATGGTATACACTTGGGCAACAATCCTACTGCATTGAGTACTGACCAATACACTACCGGCGATGCTTTGATGGGACGTTTGTTCTACTCTTTTAGTAATAAGTATATGTTGACCGCTTCGGTTCGTCGTGACGGTTACTCAGCTTTCGGTATGATGAACCCACGTGCTACATTCCCTGCCGTTGCCTTAGCATGGGTATTCACAGAAGAAAAATTCATGAAGAAAACCTCCTCATGGTTAAGCTATGGTAAATTACGTTTCTCTTGGGGTGAAAATGGTAATAGAGACATCGGTATTTACGCTGCCCTTGCAGAATTGACCTCTAACCCAACTTGTTGGATCGACGGAAATGGCAAATTCTATACCACTACTTATACATTGAACCAAAAAATGCCGAATAGCAAATTGAAATGGGAACGTGCTAAATCATATAATATAGGTTTGGACTTCGGACTCTTCGGAGATATCTTAAGCGGTTCTATCGAAGTCTACAAAAAGATGACCAATGATTTGCTCATGGACCGTGCCATCCCGCCCATCACCGGTTTCAGCAAAGTATTGAGTAATATGGGACAACTCCAGAATACGGGTTTTGAATTGACATTGAATGCCAACATCATGAAACGTAAAAACTTTGAATGGAGTGCTACTGGTAATTTCTCACTCAACCGTCGCAAGATCAAGCACTTGTACGGTAACATGAAGAATATTCTTGATGCTGACGGTAATATTATCGGTCAGGTAGAAGACGATGATATCACTAACAAATGGTTTATTGGTGAGGATCCAGACCGCATTTGGGATTATGTAGGAGATGGTGTATGGCAACAAGATGAAGCTGAAGAAGCTGCAAAATACGGTTGCCAGCCGGGTGACTTTAAATATCTGGACCTCAACGAAAATGGGAAATTGGACCAGGATGACAAGAAACACCAGAAATATACAACCCCTCGCTTCCGTTGGACATTCCGTAACAACTTCCAATTGTTCAATGATCTGGATATTTCATTCATGTTGTACTCTTTATGGGGTCACTACGGTTCATATGCTGATGCCGCCAACAATAACTTTGATGCTTCTATCAGTTGCGGTTACGATCAGCCTTACTGGACACCGGAAAATCCGATTAATAACTATGCACGTATCGGTTCAAAGAACTTAGGAACACATTATGTAAACAAGTCATTTATCCGTTTGGACAATATCACTGTTTCATATCGCCTGCCACAAAAATGGACAAAAGTTGTGGGTATCCAAGATTTACGCTTCAACGCATCCATTCACAATGTAGCAGTCTTTGCTCCTCATTACGACGGCTGGGATCCTGAATCAAACAGCCCAATGGGAAGAACATTCAATTTCGGTATTAACTTTACACTCTAA